The window TCGAGTTGTTCGGCCAGGTCGTCCACCAGTTGTTGCGCCTCCTCGAGCGAAACGGCGCGCGCGCGCAGGTGAAGCTGGCACTCTCCGGCCGCCGCCAGGATCGTGGTCTGCACGCGCAGTTGTTTGGAGTAGATAGGCGCCACCCGGGAATCGAGTTGCGATTCCGGAACCATCGCCACTTTGAGCACGCGCGTGGCGATGAAAACCTGGGGCAGCTTCTGGCACAAGCGCTCGGCGCATTGTTCCAGGAACATCGGCTGCAGTTCGACCGGGGGACCGGGCAACAGAAGCACGATCTTTTCGCGCCCGTCCAGCGTGCCTTCGATCCACTGCCCCGCCGCCGAACCCCTTAAGTTGGGCAACGCTTTGGCGCCGGCTACCAGGTCGGCCTGGCGCAGATTGTTCTCCGGCATCTTCATGCGCCGGGCCGCGAAGCGAGCGTAGAGTTCGCCGACCAGGCCCGGGTCCCGCTTCAATTCGCGTCCCAGGGCAGCGGCCACGGCTTCTCGCGTCAGGTCATCCTCGGTCGGGCCCAACCCGCCGGATATCAGGAGCACGTCGGCCCGGTCGAGCGCCAGCCGCGTCGCCTCCTCGATGTGCGCACGGTCATCGCCCACGATGGTCTTGAAGATGACTTCCACTCCGAGCCGGTTCAGTTGCTCGGTCAGGAAAAGGGAATTGGTGTCCTGCCGGAAGGGAGTGAGCAGCTCAGAGCCGACGGCGATGATCTCGGCGGAAACGGACATGAATCATTTTCTCATTGGCTCATTGATTCCTTGAGCCGGGCGACGTACTCGGGCGTTCCAAAGCCCTGAGCTTTTCAAAGAATCAATGAATGATGCAATGATTCAATGCGTCGATGACTCAATCGATCAACGGTTTTCCCTGAATGCCCCAGGCCAGGTGGTGCACGGTATTGGTGGTCGCCAGGATGGCCGATTTTCCCGGTGCGAAGGCCAGTCCCACCAGGCCATAGCCGGCCACGGCCAGCGAAGCTTGCGCGTCGGGCGCGATCTTCACGATGCCGCGCTTGCCCGCCAGCGATGCCGCCACGTACAGGTTGCCGGCGGTGTCGAAGGCGATGCCCTGCGGCCGCCCCAGGCCGCGGTAGAACACCGATACATCCCCGGCCGGGGTGACGCGGTAGACCACGTCGAAGCTCGAGGTGGTCGGGCCGGTGACGTACAGGTGGCCGTCCGTGCCGAACGCAAGATGGTAGGCGGCGATGCTGGGCTCGATGGTCGCGAACACGAAGATCTGCCGGTCGGGCGCGATCTTGAAGATGGTCCCGCTGCGGTCGCCCACATACAGGTAGCCCTCGCGATCGAACGCCATCCCCGTGGCGATTCCCATCCCTTCGGCGTAGGTGGAAAGCGTCCCGTTCGTGGCCGCCCGGTACACCGTGCCGTCATGGCGTGAGGTCACATAAAGGCGGCCTTCGCGGTCGAAGGCCATGGCGGTGGCGTTCATCACGTCGGTCAGGAACGGCTTCACGTTGTAGTGGGTGTCGATCTTGTAGACCGAGACCGGCACTTTCTGCCCGCGTGAGCCGGAAAACGTGACGTAGATGTTGCCTTCCGCATCGATCGCTGGATTGGCCACCGGATGCAGGTTCTCGGCCACGGGAAAGGCCACCTCCACGTGGTGCGAGTTCGAGTGGTGACCGTTGGTCGAGACCACCACCGGCCCGGCGACGGCGCCTTCCGGCACCCGCGCCACCAGGAAGTCTTCCGAGCTGATGACCACTGAGCCTTCCAGCTCACCGAACAGGACGCGCGGGCGCCCCAGCGACGGCGGCTTCAGCGCGCTCCCTACGATGCGAACCTCGCCTCCCGGCAGCGCCGCCGGCGGGATC of the Terriglobales bacterium genome contains:
- a CDS encoding competence/damage-inducible protein A, which gives rise to MSVSAEIIAVGSELLTPFRQDTNSLFLTEQLNRLGVEVIFKTIVGDDRAHIEEATRLALDRADVLLISGGLGPTEDDLTREAVAAALGRELKRDPGLVGELYARFAARRMKMPENNLRQADLVAGAKALPNLRGSAAGQWIEGTLDGREKIVLLLPGPPVELQPMFLEQCAERLCQKLPQVFIATRVLKVAMVPESQLDSRVAPIYSKQLRVQTTILAAAGECQLHLRARAVSLEEAQQLVDDLAEQLEDELGELIFSREGETLEQIVGYYLQMRQATLAVAESCTGGMIGERITSVSGSSRYFLGGAIVYSNELKIKLMGVPAKLIKAHGAVSGPVAAALAQGVREKSKARLGLAVTGIAGPTGGTEEKPVGLVFHALADGKKTEVVERKFPGDREMIRRLACQQALDMVRRKLL